Genomic window (Capsicum annuum cultivar UCD-10X-F1 chromosome 10, UCD10Xv1.1, whole genome shotgun sequence):
actaagaaaggtgtctttataccatctgAATTCTCCTAAATGTctgcattttaaaccattaaggaGAGTTCTAATAttttcatactgattggtaaatctacctccaaaatgttcaataattatAAGCATAAGGCCATCTGGTCGTCCTGCCCGAAGCGATCGACCTAAATTATCTTTACCTGGTTTATCATTAGTGGCATTAAAACTAGCCTCGCATTTATCATCGTCGagaaaattatcccaccagcctcgaagCTGGCCAGTAAAACCCGCAACAATCATTTTGCAAATTGTTGGGTCAGTACGATTGGCCCGATTCTCTGCTGATGCAGTTGCTGTGGCAATAGTAGAGTACATTGACATACggtggataagaatagagatttgccGATCTAAtaatccatcaatattccattcataaatagcaTCCCCACTATACgaagtatttgtttgattccaatccctttcctctatcagaacatcttgagaaGTTGGACGTGGATAATACACAGTAGACATGTGGGGAATGTCAGCATATTTTTTTGTCGGTTATTTTCTAATCATACCTTTGAGCTTATTTAGCTCGGAAGAGATAGTATCACCTACGTCTTGAGTAGATTCTatattatcagcaaaattagactcgAGTTTTTGCACAAAATCATCAGATATATTAAGAGGTatgtttaaacgagagaattttttatctaaaagTTTTTCTAAGTGATCTAATTGAGAAAatttttcaaatccttcaattGCAGGCGGTCTTTGAATACAaggtttagataaaatatatccttcttcttctttggtttcggaagtagaaggaatgttagagtGATCCATCTGCTCACTAAGTTttttaactaactcaattaattcgtcaagttttttatccagagatgaaatattttctcctaaaactttaacataaagactcaaataattattttgggcgataaggttatttatttcagaaacagttATTTTTCCAACATCCTCATCAACAAACTTTTGAAAGGCAGAAAAAGTCATTCCAGTATTATTAGgtaatataaaggaagactgaggaggataCATGGCTTGAGTAATTgtaccatcagaattttgataagatctttcaataatttttgtaTAGGACGACAAATATGCAGACATAAATCATGgcacaaaaaagataattttattatgtaagacACATATTTCGTAGAATTCTTCAGAGGTATTTTGTAATTCATTAGgagtataagtttcaaaaaactatgtcctaaaggttttccatttttcacagaaaaattctttttgaacatattttcttgcctgagaaccaggactaaaatcaataagttgtgtcatcataattaaacataaataatatcaaaatccatctcagATGGGGTAGAATTTTCATAATATTGAACAATATTTGTTTTAGGattgattctaattttttctaCATTTCTAGGTGAATCTGCAAAATTTAAAGTATGTAAGGATGCAGCACGATTTCGAGCTGGACCATAAATTGGTTCAACTGGAGAAATATGATGCATAGCAGGCAGCATTTTAGGCATGGAAAAAGAATTCCTAGGCAAGGGATTTCTATATGTAGAAGTATCTTCATCAAACTGAAGACAGATTTTTCCATCACTACTCTGAGTTACATGAGTTAACTCTGAGTTTGTAACCTCTTCCGCAAGCTATGTCGGAGAAATGACTgaatttaaaatctatttttaaaaaaaattaatctcatcccaTCGAATAGATCTTCTGGTAGTGAGTTTAGCTTTTGCAAAATTAGTTTCAATTAACATAGTATAATCTGAAGCATTATCGATTAATTTACAACGAGGATTTAAAGTTGACAAAAAACGATAAGATAAGCTTATAAGATCAGATTCAGGCGCATAATTATAGCCATGAGTTTTTACATTTAAAGTTAAAGCATCAGTGATATTaacatcagtcaaagataatgTTAAATTAGGCTGAGTATTAAAATAGACAGGGCCATAAGTAAGAGTAGATTTTATAGATCCCATAAGGGATTATCCAAagtttaaatttctagcatcatgAAGTGCAGCTAAAAAGGTTTCAGGAAGACCTTTCAAAGTTAAAGGTTTAAATGCAATTTGTACTAAGCCAATATGTAAgtaattttaatgttttttaaaCATATCAATATCATCTTGTTTGAGCAATTGAAGAGTTTTTTCATCAGCATTCAGAGCAATAGATTGCTCTGTAGTCTTTATAATCTGTTTGtgtttaattttatcaaataaaccATATTCATAAATAGTACTTAAATCTACTttggaattgtccatttatttaataaattcataTATTCTGAGGTAAATCTATTTCTTCGAGTTTAGTACTTTTAGTACTAACTTCATCCATATCCATGATTATAAAAACCTTAtacctaataataataataataataacaataacaataataataataataataacaataataataatataatgataatgataataatggtTACATAGCACTAATCAAAGTCTCATAAGCCTCATTTATACAATTTTTGGGAGATATAttataaatgaaagaaataaaaaccacATTCTAATGCATTTAATATGTATCTCCAAACTGCAGAAACACTCTTCTTAATTGTTCATCCAACTTTCAAaaaagaaaactccaccaaacaCATCAAATTTCTTACaaattcatccatgaattttctcCCCCTACGAAAAAAAACAGAAATACTAAATCAGAAATTgaatatcaaaaatgaaaaacaGACAAATAAAACAAGAATCCATAGGAAGAAAGGAATGGATCGCAAGTGCGTGTACTATCTTTGAATCGAACTCTATGTATGTAGCTCAAAACAATTTTGAACAATGTTAACAAAAGATGTTAACATAGTGATATTCAACACCTTTTAATTAAAATCGTGGATCTGCTTCTATATGTGAATTAACGAAAAAATGAAATAGTTCATGATGTATAAAAGAGTAAATGAAATTTCTTACACTAATTTCTCCAAGTTTACTAGCTTTCAAGCCTTTGAATTTACGATGATGTTTTAACATGCTTTGATGATGAAAGTTGTGTtttccccttgatccttttggtGGAGGAATGTAAGTATGAGTTTCTGGACCTCTAtaatcaatttcataaatttctgaATCCATCTTTGACAAATCCATTTTTCCTgtcaagaaaaatgatatttccATAATTAGTCACAATTAAATTTcacacactactaaaaaaaaacatgaatttctaATGAATATGTCAAAATTTAGCTTGAAAAAAACGTTTCTGACGGACCTTCtattagaaaatctatatttCTGACGGGCTTTTTATTGGAAATTTCATATTTCCACTAACGTTCTGACATTCTTGTCTTCATCGCACGACTCTCCTAATTATTTCCATgaataacttgttcttttgtaaTAGGTGAACATTACCCTATAGAAAGGGTTCTTCAACTAATGATTTTCCTGTTTCAAGTGTGAAGGGCTCATGCAACAACGAGATCTCCCTCGATTCTTGGCGTATGTACCTGACGGcttctctttatttctttgctTTGGGGACGGAAGTCCTATGATAGGTAACATCAGGGACAAGCAAGTTGACCGAGAGGACCGGCCAGATGAAGGCATATGTGTCGAACGGATTCACAATAAACAAAGGCCATTGGAAAACATTCCTCTCTGAATGATTTCCTATGAGTAAACTAGTCTAGGGGAATGATAAGCCCTACCATATGAACGTTCGTCAGAAATTCACGCATTTTTAGTAGTGACATTAAGTTAAGAATAAAGAGAAACTATTTCAAAAACAAGAGATTCAAGATCCATTTGAAGACAAATTAcctgaagaagaaaaaggagcaATGAGGAGGACAATCAAGAAAATGCAAATGAAACTAGTCTTCATCTCCATGCCAAAgagaatatatcaaaaatttgagttttttttcttcttcaaaaacttaaaaaaagaGTGAATTTGTTTTGTGCTAATTGATCAAGAAACTATATATAAAGTAATAGGGAGCAAATGTATAAGGAACAAACATGAAGTGAAAGAGTGCGAAGGAACTACATAGTTAAGGAAGTTCACAATTTTTGGCAATTGAAAATGTCACCATCTAACACAGCAATTAGTTTACAAGCTGGTCCTGATGTAGATGTGGTGGGTTGGAACATTTATGTAGTGAAAAGAAAAACACTAAGTGTAGCCTGCAggtaacctttatttttttataactgAAAAATCTACGAGGGACAATCGACGCCATCACAGATAGCTCTATAGACAATAGGCCTGATCGTTTTAGTATCCTTCTccatttaaatattatatttttatttgtagtaGAGTTAGCAATTGTGACGTACACCTAAGCAACACATCATGTGTACCAAAGCTATGATGGTATCTTGCAATGTTATTGAGTAGCTTGATTATGTAAATATTATTCATAGTAAATAAAATTCTACGACTGTACAATAAAACAGATTTTAAATACATTATTCAGTACTAAATGTGAACTTTATAAAGAACTATACGAGGTCTCATCATCAGGTCTAAAACTTAGCGGAGGCAAACATAtgtgatttatttttgtttgttcgagtcttggtggatagagttagcTATTATTTGTACTCGTGGAAGGTAGTAGGTTACTTCGTCTAATAGTTAAGGTCGACGTTAATCGACTCGGACACtgatttttttttgcaataatttattttaattgttgaAAGGAAGGTCTGGGAACTATACTGGACAGTCCCATGTGTGTATTATTGTAAATGTCATAGAAGGACATCCTCTTTAGCAGACCCCAATTGGCTGGACCTAATTCCACTAATAAAATCCAAACTTACCCTATGTTTTCTTGCCTGCTATTTTTCTGTATATTTTATTTTCCTCTTGGACTTTATAAATTCTGCAATAGGATGACACTACACACATTATGGGGACTTtgtgttctaattttttttgacaaaagtTAAATTTGTTTCAATTTGATTTGTAGTATTTGGACTTTAGTTGAAAAATATGGGGCAGTTATATCTTGTCCACTTTGTTTTCTTAAAGCAAAGATTGGCACCCTTCACTATGCTCCTTTGTAGCATATAAAATGCTCTGCAGatgaagttgaaaaaaattaatgagaAAATACCCTATTACCCTGAATTATACCCAAAACGATTGTGACATACTTCAACTTAaaggaggtcctattacccctaaactaattaaaagtgtaattttaacacccttagtgcctacgtggcacatatgtggcacacacgtgtgtctatgtggacacttcagtgtgttgtgccacatatgtgccacgtaggcactaaggtgtcaaaattacacttttaattagttcaagaATAATAgaacccctttaagttgaggtatgTCTCTGCCGTTTTGGATATAGTTCAGAAATAATAGAGtattatctcaaaattaattttaattcttaCTTTCTCTACTTTATCATATGCAGAAGTTGACTTTATCATGCAACTTTTTAGTGAAAaattatttggtgataatagcTAACTTCTAGAAGGattgttaatattatattttttttacgaACCGAAGCAACATAGTACTTAATCTTAACGGATCGAAGCAGCAAGACTAAAAAAAGGACGGTCCAGtgcattaaaattttcattatgcGCAAGGTCAAAAGAAGGGTCCCACTATAAGGGTGTATTGTATGTAGCCTTATCTTGTGTTTTTGCCAGATGCTGTTTCCAAgtcttgaacccatgacctcctgatcacatggcagTAATTTTACCGATTATTCTAAGGCTCCCCTTCAAAGCAACAAGACTACTCTGACATGGTTGGGGGTGGGTGAGTGGGGGGTGGGTGAGGCAATATTGATCGGACTCTTTCAAAATAGAACAAATGCATGTCGACACGTGTGTCGCAACATTTGTGAAAAGTCCGAGCAACATATGGTGTGTTGGGTTGCGGGGGGAGGAGAGACATATGCTTATCTATGTTATTTAAACGACAAGGACATGGTCATATGAGAACTTGAATGGCATGACAACAGGCAACAGCTAATGAACATAACTCTGTGGGCTGGGCATGATCCTTCCTCGTCTATTTCCCCTTCTCTGTCTGACAGATACCCAATGCCTTCTTTCCGAGGCGGATTCAAGTTTTGAAATTTATCTATTTTGAACGTAACATCAAACTGAAAGCTCGTTTTACAAATCATACTAGGTTGCCAATTAATTACTCCAtataaatctatatataatatagttCTTACAGTTTTGATCAATCTAAGTAAAAGTTATTGAGTCGGTCCAAATCCATACATGATATTGTAGCACCAACCCTGACTCTACTTCAACTACATCTAGAAAAAGTTTATGAATTATATACATTGATAATAggatagaaaaaaattatgttatcttgtatGTTGATCCCTTAGCAGGCCATtcactctaattttattttttggttatatGAACATGATAATTGATAACAACAGTGTTAAGAATTCGTGTCctactgattttcttattttctcctaatttttgcttatcgatggaacgtgTTGCCAGACGTGTTCCACTGACGTGTTTTAAGGAAACAgttaaacagaaagtaaagaacacaatgatttttacgtgaaaaagaCCCGGCTCAAAaagtgtaaaaaaccacgacctgcacctctacgggatgtaaccccaacttcactaaaaaactctgagcctcaacaacgactgattacaaaactcttgtaaccaataaataacaattataaactctaattcctataactcaacaactaggaattataaactctagtccctataactcaataactaggaattataaattttaattcctaactacacacacctcccaaggtatgtgttcccaaagtctctgaatTTTCCCCAATTCGAAGACTAGCTcataattcagtttataacacactgaaactaatattacatgaatagctcaaacatactgaacaactctaaaaatcaacgctaaaactcttagctggattctgtactgaggaccaggttcttcaacgtgtttcttcagtgattgagtagcacttcgtgaagtcaatctgtcgattgagcttttctattttttaagTGCATGAATTATTCTGGCtgctgcatcttctatttaagcgcAACTTTCCAAAGagttattctttatttcaaactcctactTTATTAGAACTCTCACTgtatagagttctacttcaagtgagactccttcttcaattccaactcttgtctccttagtgttgtagtaaaactccaactcttttgaattcttcaattttcagaatctttCTTCTTCCACACAttggactcttaaggatatgcttagaagtgaaactcctttTTCACATatgactcctttttcaactcaacttgctttcccttatcatcaagtgtttgaatcaaattcaacgtgtttcattcatattgtcattcatcaaaactttaaGGTTCCAACAAACTCCcccttttttataatgacaaaccttttgtctttgtgcattcaaacaTTTTCACCTGTTGGCACTAAAGTTTAAAACACCAGAATGAATCAaattagtcaatgggttataaacattgcatAACCCTCTTATCtccccccttttggcatcatcaaaaaccatttcaatgcaataatatactagccaaagtgatttgttatgctattcatggccactggggcaatcaccaaaacaatcagacaaagactttagccaacatagtaatgtattaaagagagcaaaaatatgagtcaatttagcaaagataaccattccatttaactgtcAGAGCATGTTCCTCATTAAACTTAAGCTAGTACTAAACAGGGAAAAACAACAGAgcattaataaaaaagaatacgGTATAAAAATAGAACATGACTAAGGATACAATTAGTGAAGAGCTGATGAGGCAGGTGGAAGAGGTGATACCAACTATGTCAATTGGCAAATGTCTTCAATATTTTCATCCCTCCATCAATCAAGGTCAAGATTCAAAATCATGATCCTCACCTTACAAACCTCTTATTACACTTCATAACTATCTTATGCAGCTTCTAGTTCAGATTTTTGTCagctaaatctttttttttaaatgagtatTATCCCTCTTTATTGAAACAGGTAGAGCAACATGAATCATTTGTTCAAGAAcatccattttttttatataagtcaaacctgaactaggactgaaaaatccccaaaatagtcaattaggaactaaaagggagaacatgtcccttttcattcttcagaaacatatgctgcatgtgattgatgatcaactTTGGCAAATACATGATCCAAAAACTGATATTTTaattgagagagaagaaggaATTTTTGGTGTAGAATTAAAACATTTGTGCACAGCCATTTGcagagaatcaaagaaagtttggtcaaccaattcattagctttattagaCAATGAGAGGATGAACTGTATAGAAttgaacaggtgtgctcaactatttcaacttAGACAGTCTATGCTTATGTTagtgtagaacatacctgataagaaaaactttgtggtcacaattgcttgcttgtaccttATTTTCTGcataatctaatacaaaattaggttagaaaagtcaaaaatctagAATTGaaacacacaactaaatgtgcaagactgaatagaataactttttagctaataagatcaaaaagaaaaatggttattctagtcaatcattgatgggagtttatgcaattttaatcattcccaagtctaacctattcttttcaaaTGTTATCTACTTAGTGATAGTAGTGCATTTTCAGTCAATTAAGTAATCCACATAatcaacatttttatagccctcaagagtgaaattacttTCAGTTAAATACCATAGTCTTAagccattgattcccatgagatatctcaagattcttgtgacaacaccaattcttatgaattaccaacaaaattatcatcagcttgtgttggtgttattgatgcatcaatttcttgatttgttattccccctgtcaatatgccctcagtttgtacaacagttgaaccaagtggtacaacatgttccccctgtcaatatgacctcagtctgtacaacagttgaaccaggtggtacaacatgttcctgtGCATGCACATTAGTTTAATAGTCatcctcttttttcatttttttaaacctCTCTTACTCCCCCTTACACGAGCACTACAAATCTGACCATCTTTCAAATGATTCATTCCCCCTTTAAATGcggtgagtgaaagaaactttattttcttctagtcttattccttgagcaagctttatccatgtacaaatttttcttgcttcctttcactctcacctgcaaaacaaattaggggttaaatttaggaacacagacaagcttgggtcctttcttatgagtaaatggatgaatcagATTTCTTCTAGCCCATGCAGGCAACAGGTTACATGATTTATTTCTCTGACCAGGTTTACTTATCCTTTTCTTGGtttgagatagtttatttgccaCATTTAGACTGCTAGATCTGTTTTTGGCAGCAACTgaacattcagtggttggatgtccaaggttaCCACAAATACAATATAAATCTTTAGGAACATCAAAATTTGTGTGGAATCCTAATCCTACCTTTTCACTGTAATTTTTTTCCCCCAATTTGTGAataattcttgaggaatttgtccacctatTTATCCTTttaagatcaagttttagtttagaaacttcttgactcagcttattcattttttcagttaGATCATGACATTCTTATTTGTATCTAACTAGCTCAAGTTCagcattttcttgatctttactcatggcctttttttccttttcagagagtgtcaattttagaacttcagacttaagatcattgtttgaagaatcaagttgctcaacctgtttcttgagagtgCAGTTTTCCTGTTCGACAATgttcttgcaagcttctaaaccaataaaatcaaatttgatgcttGCAAGACTATTGAAcagctcatccctatcagaagttgatTCTTGAAAGTCATCAATTAGCACACTCATCAatgaaataagttttgttttagaaaacaaatgcaacttttctttaagttcaagtatacttacctcagaagcatcattttcttcctccaagtctgaatctccaagagccatgagtgttgcttcatcaacttcatcatcatctgagtcaaatccccaagctgctaccattgcatattctttcctctttttgtttttttttttcaattccttttcagtcattttctttctccattctatttcccaaaCTAGACAATCTTTGATAATGTGATCTATCTCTTCACACTTGAAGCAACCACCTTGAGACTTATCATTGGAACAACACCTTCTACTTGTTCCTTTCTTATTTTGGCGCTTatctttcttaaattattttttaaagttcttGACAAGctttttatcattcatatttgatttttctttgtcAGACGCCTTTAATGCTGGTGACTTATCCTTGGTTCCCTCGTTCTTTTTGAAGTTCTCCATATTCTTCTCATATCTATCCACAAGAGTATCCCAAATTTGTTTTGCGGAGGTACAACCTGAGATCCTATTGTGTTCATCTATTCCAAGTCCACAAGTAAGAATATACTTGGCTTTAGCATTCTTTCCAAGCATCTTAAAGTCAGCCTCATCATACTCGTTCTTGTCCTTTAATACTTccttcttttcaatatttttcttcatgGGGTATTGAGGTCCATCGATAATTATATTCCATAGTTCGTAGAAGAAAATCTTTCATCCTTTCTTTCCATCCTAAGTAGTATTGTCCCTTGAACAATGGAGCCTTATTGATGTCTTATCCTTCATAGTATCCAGTAGGTGGTGTAGAATTCATCTTGGATCTTATCTTAAGGTGTTAACCTTCACAAGATAaccctctctgataccacttgttaagaattcgtgccctactgattttcttatttttgcctaatttttacTTATCGATGGAACGTGTTGCCTTGACGTGTTTCAAGGAAACAgttaaacagaaagtaaagaacacaatgatttttacgtgaaaaacacccggctcaaaaagtgtaaaaaaccacgacctgcacctctacaggatttaaccccaacttcactaaaaaactttgagcctcaacaacgactgattacaaaactcttgtaaccaacaaataagaattataaactttaattcctataactcaacaactaggaattataaactctaatccctataactcaataactaggaattataaattttaattcctaactacacacacctcccaaggtatgtgttcccaaagtctctaaattttccccaactcgaagactagctcataattcagtttataacacactgaaactaatattacatgaatagctcaaacataatgaacaactctaaaaatcaacgctaaaactcttagttGGATTTTGTACTGAGGATCGGGTTCTTCaacgtgtttcttcagtgattgagtagcacttcgtgaagtcaatctgtcgattgagcTTTTCTGTTTTTTAAGTGCATGAATTATTCTGGCtgctgcatcttctatttaagcacaactctccaaagagttattctttatttcaaactcttaCTTTATTAGAACTCTCATTGTATAGAATTCTACTGTAAGTGAGacttcttcttcaattccaactcttgtctccttagtgttgtagtaaaactccaactcttttgaatccttcaattttcagaatctttCTTCTTCCACACAttggactcttaaggatatgcttagaagtgaaactcctttttcacataggactcctttttcaactcaacttgctttcccttttcatcaagtgtttgaatcaaattcaacttatttcattcatattgtcattcatcaaaatttcaaGGTTCCAACAAACAGTTACCCGTGTTATAATCAACTTAATTAATATGGGGAATTAGATTAACTATAGTATATCATTTGtgtttttgttattctttttccaTTATGCGCGTAACTTTGTTGGTTATCTTATAATATCAGTTATGACCAATCGGAAATTTATTATTGCCATGAGCTTTTAAAAATGCATGGGATTCGATTTTATTAGTTCAATTTTCGTTCTCAATCCAATGCTAATATATATGAGGTCGaactttttttcctaatttttaaaacttttttgtagTGACTCCTTTATTTATAATAGCTTAACTTGTTAATTAGGAGTACTTTTAAAATAATGGTAAGTGATTTGTAATTTTATGTATGTAGCTTAACTTTAGCCCCAATAATGCTGGATAAccatatctttttttatattaattactgGGATATGAAACCCCTTTTAACACATGTTATTGTCACCTTTAATTTTTGTCTCTTTTCACTGACTAGAAGAGAATAATTATCTTTCGGTGCAGCTAGTTTTATTCCCCAACTGACCAGGGGTGAGAAACATTATATTATAgcttaagagaaatatatatccGCATGTGATATTTACATATTTTCTACGAATCCCGCACGCAGCAAAAACTTTGGTGCACCTGATTGAAAGCGATATAAATAAGTGGATTCATGATAAGCTTTTCCTTTTTATATGATGTTTACATCAATTCATACCAGCTTATCCTACATAATTAAGtgatttaatacaataaatactGTTTATTAACAATgattaaataataatcatatattagCAAGAACGTGCAAggtagttattggtgtgtaaatATATTGAGTGCAGATAAGTTTTTTCCTGTAATACGGGGTGTGGAGAATTAACTTTTGATAATTAACAAGGCATTATTAAACTCGTCCCATTTTTATT
Coding sequences:
- the LOC124888074 gene encoding uncharacterized protein LOC124888074, whose protein sequence is MEMKTSFICIFLIVLLIAPFSSSGKMDLSKMDSEIYEIDYRGPETHTYIPPPKGSRGKHNFHHQSMLKHHRKFKGLKASKLGEISGEKIHG